A stretch of DNA from Anaerobacillus isosaccharinicus:
TTCTGCAAGTTTAACTTGTTCAGGATAACTAACCCAATAAGGAGTAGGAATGATAACTTCATCTTCTGGGTTTAAAATAGCCTGAAAAAGTAAATATAAAGCATGTTTTGCACCACTTGCGACGACGACCTCATTTGGTGAATAAGTGATCCCTTGATCTTCTTTAAACTTGTTTATAATACTTGACTTAAGCGCAGGCAACCCACCAGACGGAGTATATTTCGTGTGGCCCTCCTGCATTGATTTTACTGCCGCCTCAATGATATAGTCTGGTGTATTAAAATCGGGCTCACCAGCCCCCAAACCAATTACATCGTGGCCTGCTTCTTTCAAAGCTTTTGCCTTTGCAGTAATGGCTAAAGTCGATGATGGTGCTAATGTTGAAACTCGTTTTGCTAATTTCATTATGATTCTCCTCCCAATTCAACTATGAAAGCTTGACGTTCTTTTTTTCTAACTTTCCTTTTAAAAAAAGATTCTTAAATCATACTATAAATGTGTTGAGACTCGCTTTCAAGGGTTTTTCAGATAATTGTCTAAATTATCACAATCCTAAATGATGATGCTTTAAATATGACCCATCTTTAAAGCTAATAAAGTAATAGGAATAACGCTCTTGTTGATCTTTATAGATGATTTCATATAAAGGCACCTTATTTTCCATGCCGAGCTTAATACTAATTAATTGCTTAGGATTTAACTCTTGTTTCGTAAACAGAAGTGCATCGTCAAAGCTTATTCCTTCGTTTTTGGGCTTAATCAAGTAGCTGTCTAACGTACTTGAGATCCAAATAATGAGCTCTTCTCCAAGTTCATCTATCCCTTGAAAAACATAGTAACTTTCTGTTCCATGATAAAAATCTGTATGGATAATTTCTGGGAGCTCAATATTTTCTTTTAAATAGTTTAAAGCAACCATTTCGCCTTGGCGGATAGGTTCTTTAACATTTGAAAAAAATTGAACACCTTGCCAACCTAATACAATAATTAAAATTACAGCAACAATACCAATTAATTTCCCCATAGTCATTACCTACATAAAACAAATGGCATGAACCATTGTTTTAGCTTAAACTCAAAACATGAAGTTTGGTTTTTCAAATTAATTTCTCTTTTACTCACCTTAATTCTCCCATCTTTGCCTATACTGTTTTTTTTAGCGAAGCTTTCTTCCTCCATAATAAAATATTACTAAACATAGCTCTAAACTAACCGGAGATAATATAAGTACCGCTCAACAAAGGAGGCGTGAGCGTGAAGCAATTAACTCTTAATCAAGAACCAAGTTCACATCTTAGCATATGTGAATGGTACCAAAGGGAAAAAGAGAGCTTTTCATTATCTTCACCAGAACGACCTAAGTTCGAAAACACAATGAATTATAGCTTTAGGCAAACTTCTTTTCCAAAAGTGTTAGATAAAGCTAACAAAAGTTAAAATTCCAAAATAACCTCCTAAACCTACACCTACGTTAATTTTAGGCTTGCTCAAATTGGTTAGCGCCAAAGTGGTGATCATCTTTTATGTAAATGGCATTGTAAAAGATGATAGCTAAATAAGTTCTTAAAACTTATTTAAACACCTTATTGGGCAAAGCCTCTTTTTTTAGGTTTGTAAAGAATTAAATGCATGGTTTGCTTCATAGATAATCTTTTCCTCGTCTAATGAAAGGCACACTTTGTTACGAACTAGGCATACACCTTTTACATATACATCCAACACATCAGCACCTGAAGCTGAATAAACCAGATGTGATACGACATGGTCACTTGGCTGTAAATGGGGTTGTCTACTATCAATTATAATAAAATCAGCATCTTTCCCTTTTTCAATAAGTCCGATATGATCTAATTTTAATGCTTTACTACCGTTATAAGTTGCCATTAATAGCGCCTCTTTTGCAGAAACAACCGTAGGATCTTCCTTATTCCCTTTATGAATTAAAGCCGCCATTCTCATTTCCTGGAACATATCTAAATTATTATTAGAAGCTGCACTATCTGTACCTATTGCCACTAAAATATTTTTTTTAAGCATTCTTGGTACATTGGCGATCCCAGAGCCAAGCTTTAAATTACTATTTGGATTGTGAGAAACGGCAACATTGTACTTTGCTAAAATATCAAGCTCATCTTCGTTTAAATGAACACCATGGGCAATTAAGGTATGAACGTCAAATACCCCTAATTCGGCTAAATGGCTAACTGGCCTTTTTCCATACTTTGTCACATGTTCATCGACTTCATGTGCTGTTTCGGATAAATGGATGTGGATTGGTAATTGATGACGCTTTGCTTCTCCAACAATCATTTCTAAAAACGCTGGTGGACAAGTATAAGGTGCATGTGGTGCTAACATTGTTGTAATTCGCCCTTCGCCAATTGTACGAAGCGTTTTATTTAATTCAACTGCTTCAGCTAATTTCGTCTTTTGCTCGCTTTTGGAACAAAGACCGATCATTCCCCTTGTCATCACAGAACGAATTCCAGATTTTTGAACTAATCTTGCTGTTAATTCCAGATGAAGATGGTACATTTCTAGAAACGTTGTAGTCCCACTTTTCAACATTTCCAATATTGCTAAAGAAGAAGCAGCCTGTATCGTTTCTTCTGTAAACTTTCCCTCCATTGGCCACATTTTTGTTTTAAGCCAAACGGAAAGTGGCAAATCGTCTCCAAATCCTCTAAGAAGAGTACTGCCAATATGACCATGAGTATTTATTAAACCTGGTAACAACCAATTGCCTTTTAAATTGATTTTATCATCTATCGCACTATACTCTTCAGTTGGATCACCTGATTCAACCGCTGTAATAACCCCGTTGTCAACGACAATAAACCCATTTTTTACAATCTTTCCTTTTTCCCCTGTAACAATGACTCCATTGTAAAAAAGTTGCTTCATCGGTTTCTCCTTTAATCATACTTTCTTATTTTTTAAATAACCTTGATATATTGTTCGCTAAGCCTAAGGACAACTCTTCCTCATGAGGTCGAACCGTTAAGATTTCATAATCATCATTATGGCATTTTATCGAAACGGTCCCTAAGCGGTATGTTTGGTAAATATCAATCCACGTTTCTTGTAGTCGTTCTAGTACTAATTCACTAACAGGTACACCATTTTTTTTAAACAAAATCGCGACTTGTGGATCTACCTCTTCTAAAAATGGTTGCGTTGTTCCTTTTTCACTGCCAAATTCAGCAACTTTTAATATTGTCGATTTTAAGGCATAATTTTCAATTAATTGTTTTTCCACTTGCTTATCAGCAATCCCCATAAATAACAGTGTTTGCTTTCCATAAGAAAAAACAATGACAAGAGCACCCTTATTCTCTAGATCATTCTCTTCCACATAAATAACTTCTGTCTTCAAAAATGGTAGCAACTCCGTTTTTTGACCTTTTTTCCAGCCAATTACTTCTTTATCTTGAAGATGGTGAAACGTAATTAATTGTTGTTTAATTACTTCGGGAACGATGATTTTTTGGACATTAAAATTATTAATAATCCATTGCAAATTGCCCGTATACTCTTCTGTTTGATTTGTGATAATTAACGTATCAATAAACTCGACATGGTACATCTTCAGCCTTTGCTCTAGTTCTTCTTGTGACTCAAGACTGCCTGTATCAATTAAAATATTCTGCCCTTTCCCTGATTGCAATAAAGTTGCCTCGCCATTTGATAAGTCAAAAAACGTGTAGGCCAAATCTTGTTCTTCAAGATTTAAGTCAACTTCTATTGATTCTTTTTCAGCCATAACAATAAATGGGGCTAAAATTATCTGCGCTACTATAATTAATAATACTAATACTTTTTTCACCATCATCACTCCGAAAACTTGTTTCAAATCTTTTACATTATAACCATTTTTCTAAGTCATATAATAGTTCTTCCAAAGAGTTTTCCTTCAAAGGAGCACTTGGTAAAGATTGAATAAATAATTTTCCATAGCGTGTCTCAGTGATTCTCCGATCAAAAATAAAAACGGCACCGCGGTCATGCGAAGATCGAATTAGCCTTCCAAAACCTTGTTTAAAGCGGATAATGGCTTGTGGCAGCGATAGTTCCATAAACGGACTTTTCCCCAATTCCTTCACTTTCTCACTTCTTGCTTCAAAAATTGGATTATCCGGTGGTGAGAATGGCAATCTGACTATGATTAAACAACTTAAATCTTCTCCAGGAATGTCTACACCTTCCCAAAAAGAGCTCGTTCCAAACAATATCGCTTGATCGAATTGCTTAAAATTTTTAGTAAGTTTCGCCCTACTACCGCTACTAATTCCTTGGCCAATGAGAACAAACTCCTCATTTTCAATAAAATCTTTTAATTGAAAAAATGCTTTTCGAAGCATGTCATAAGAGGTAAATAAAACTAACATTCTACCTTTCGTTACTTTGGCAATATCCAAAATACTAGTAACAACCTCATATATGTATTCATTTTCATCAACTTCTTTTATATTAGGTAAAGTTGTTGGTACCATCAATTGAACTTGCTCACTGTAATTAAACGGTGAATCGATGATTTTGGTCGTTACACCATAGTCCTCTAGACCTAACCTTTTAATAATATAATTAAACGAGTTTTTCACAGTTAAAGTCGCAGAGGTCATAATGACGCTTGATTTTTTATTGAAGAAATTATCAGCCATAATCTCAGAAACCTCAATTGGTTTACTATAAATATAAGTAGCATTTTTAGCACCTTTTACACCGACTTCAATCCAATAAACATAGTTTGGATCATACTGTAATAGCAACTCCTCTAGCTTATCCTTTTCTTCCGATAAATTTGCATAAAAGCCTTTAAAAGCTGTTAAAATAGCTGTTTGCGAAAAATTTAATTCATGCTCCTCTAAAGTAAGTTCATCCGTTATTTTTTTCTTCAATTTAAGCGCATCTTTTAATAACATTTGCACTCTTAAAACTACTTCTTGAATTTCACGCCAGCCTCTTCCTGTCATCTGGTGTGGATAATAACGTAAACTCTTTTTTCCTACTTCACTTTTTGAACGAGCAACAGTACTAACTACTGTAGCATGAATAAGTCTGAAACAATCGTCTAGCTCCACTTTCAAATTAACGATATGGGTAACTAGTTGATCAAAATAATCATCTAAATTTAAACCAAGCTCCTCTTGTACTGTAAAGACTTGGTAAAGTAAATCCTTTGTTTCAAGCGTTCCAATTCTAGAAAACAAGTGATGAAAAGCAAAATAATCAGTTCGAATCCCAAAATGGTCACTGGCTACTTCTTCAAGGTGGTGTGCTTCATCGATAATCACATGTTTATAACTTGGAAGGAGCTGATGATCTTGTGTCATATCTGTAAACAATAAGGCATGGTTTGTAATAATTAAATCTGCTCCATAGGCATTAGTTCTCGCTCGATGGTAAAAACATCTCGAAAACCAAGGGCAATGTTTACCGATACAGGTAATTGCGTCACTTTGAACTTCACTCCAAAACACTTTGCCACCACTCGGTAAATTTAACTGTTCAACATCACCTTCAAGCGTTTCTGTTAACCAAATTAAAATTTGTCCTTTAGAAAGTAATGTATCATAATTTTGTTCAAGTGAGTCATCAAGCTTTTGTTCAAACTTTCTTAAGCAAATATAATGACTTCTTCCTTTTAAGACGGCTGAACGAAACGGAAACGATACTGCTTCTTTTAAAATAACCATATCCCGTTCAACAAGCTGCTGTTGCAAGTTAACAGTATGGGTGCTGATGACCAAAGACGTATCGGTCTTTTTGGCGAAATAAAGTCCCGGTAGTAAGTATGCTAACGATTTACCTGTCCCTGTTCCTGCTTCTACAAGAAGATGCTGATTCGATAATAAAGCATCGTCGATTAAAGCCATCATCTCTTTTTGACCTTCACGGATCTCAAACCCCTTCATTGCAGCAGAGAGTCTTGTTTCAACCTCCAAGAGATCGCCTTTGAAATCGGATACGGTAGAAGGAGAATTTTCTTTTAAAATTTTCGCTGGCTTTCGTAAGACTAATTGGCGAAATTCATCTAAATTTTCATCGTGGTGAGCGACTTTCGTTAACTTTTCCGTTATTGCCGTTTGAATAATGTCATCTAGCGCACTATCAAGACCACTTGCAATTGGTTTTAGTCGTTGCAAGGTTAGGAGCGGTAAATTGATTAGCTTTTTAAGTAAAATCATTAAGATTTCTGCCGTTACTTGTGCATCACTATCTGCTTGATGTGGTCGATCGTGGTCTAAGTTTAACTTTGTTGCCAAATGGTTTAACTTAAATCCTTCTTCAGAAGGTAACAATAATCTGGCCAATTCAACCGTATCAATAATAGGCCCCGAAAATGAATTATAGCCACAATGATCTAGCTCATATTGTAAAAATGATAAATCAAAAGGAACGTTATGAGCGACAAAATAGGCACCATTTAAAAATTCCATGATCGTAGGAGCGACACTACTAAAGAGTGGCGCATCTGCCACCATCTCATCGTTTATCCCTGTAAACTGTTGGATAAATGCTGGTATATTTATTTCAGGATTAATGAAGCTAGAAAATCGATCAATGACTTTTCCGTCTTCAACAACAACGACACCAATTTGAATAATCCGATCCCCTTTTTTTGGATTATTACCTGTTGTTTCTAAATCTACTACTACAAACTTATTCTTCACTAGCTTCACCTCTCATACATTCAGGTTTTTATATGTAAATTCCCACTAACTACTTGTACAGCGAAAAGTCCAAGGGTAGATCCCCTGAACCTATCCACCGGATAAAACACTGTATAATCATACCATTAACTTAAGATTTTATCGATTAATGGATGTTGAATATTTTCTTGTTTCGCTTTTTCTACACATATTAGAAACCGCTCGCTGTCATCCCATTTAGATAAGAGCCATAAGTAAGAAATCCAAATATTCGTTTCTTTTGAATTTGTAGCTAGCAGTTTTTCAAACATCGAAATAGACTTTTCTTTATCATCCAGTAGTCCATAATTCCAGGCAATTCCATGGTCAACCCACGCTTCATGAAATCCTAAAGCACAAAGCCGTTTGTAGCAATGAATGGCTGCAGAATAATAACCATACGCTTCAAATTCATACGCAATTGAGACTAGCAAGTCTTTATATTCTAATAGTTGCAATGCTGTATACCAAGCTTCGAAAGCTTTCGTTTCATTACCGAGCCTAAGGTAACAATGGCCAAGAAAATAGTGAGCTTCACCATCTTCTACATTTTCTCTCAATATTTCCTCAAAATAAGGAATGGCCAATTCATATTTTTTTAACATGACTAGAGCCATCCCTATATTATAAGGAACATCTAAATTCCTAAAAAGGGAATTAGCTTTTTCAAAATAATGAATCGCTTCCTCGTATTGATGAAATCGACCATATAAACAGCCTAATCCAACAAAGGCAAAATGTTTTTCAGCCTTATTTAGACTCGTTTGGACAACAAATAAAAAGGCTTCTTTGCCTTCATTAATTTTGCCTTCATATAAATATGAAAAGCCTAAATATAAGTATAGGATAAGCTCATAGGGCCTTTCACTAACTATTTCTGATTTTAAAGCTGGAATGGCTTTGTCGAACATTTCCAAGTGAAAGTAGGTTGGTCCCTCAAGGTTTTTCGGTAAAGTAAGTAGGTTGCCCTCTATGTTTGTTTGAGTTTTTAACTCTTTTATATCATCTAGCTTATCTTCCATTTCCATCCATGTTTCTAATAATGCTCCACACTCTTTAGCTAATTCTTCATAAAGATTTTCATTTAGTTTATGACTATTTTCAATTGTCTTCTTTAATTTACGATATCTAGTATGCCAATCGTTTACCCATTTTTCCATTAAAAATCCCCCTAACAAGCTAAAACAACTTATGCTAAGTGTTTTACATTAGGAGGATTAATATTCTTATAAAACCTAGCGATATTTGAACGATTGCTATACAGATTGCATAGTCCTAACGTATCGTAAATGCTGGTTCTGTACCAATCATCTCAACAATCCGATTATTTTCATCCATAATTGCAACTTTTGGTTGGAATGTTTTTGCTTCTTCATTTGTTACAAGACCATAAGAAATAATTATGACCACATCACCTTCTTGAACAAGCCTTGCTGCTGCTCCATTTAAACAAACAACACCACTACCACGCTTCCCAGGAATGATGTACGTTTCAAGCCTAGCACCATTATTATTGTTGACGATTTGCACTTTTTCGTTTGGCAACATATCAACAGCATCTAAAATATCTTCATCAATCGTAATACTACCAACATAATTTAAATTGGCTTCTGTTACCCGTGCACGATGAATTTTACCTTTCATCATTTGTCTGAACATTGTAAATTCCCCCGTTTATTTTATATTATTAAACAGTTACTGTTATATTATCAATTAAGCGAGCTTTTGAGAATTTTAATGCTATGGCAATAATAATCTCACCTTGAATTAGTTCTATCACGTTTAAGCTTGGATAAGCTAACACTTCCACATAATCGACGATTCCTGTTGTTTTCGAATGTAACAGATCATTGATTTGATCTTTAATCATAACAGGGTTTCTTTCCCCAGCCTCTATTTGTGATATCGCTTGTCGTAAACTTGCGTAGATTTGTACGGCCTCGCTTCGTTCCTCATCAGAAAGGTATACATTTCTAGAACTTTTCGCTAATCCATCCTCTTCCCGTAAAGTTGCACATTTCATAACTTGAACAGAGAGATTAAAGTCCGCAACCATATTTTCAATCACTGCTACCTGTTGAGCATCCTTCATACCAAAATACGCTCTTGTTGGTTGAACGATATTAAAAAGTTTTAGTACGACAGTTGCAACACCATCAAAGTGACCTGGGCGCGATTTACCACAAAGTGCATTTACTCCTTTATGAACAGTTATTGTGGATGAAAGCTCCCTTGGATACATCTCTTTGACATCTGGATAAAAAATAGCGTCTACCTTTGCGGACTTAGCTAATCTTTCGTCTCTTTCAAAGTCCCTTGGATAACGATCAAAGTCTTCATTTGGACCAAATTGCAGAGGGTTGACAAAAATGCTCATAACAATAAAATCATCATGATTCTTTGCTTCATTTACTAATGATAAATGACCTTCGTGTAAGTAGCCCATCGTAGGTACAAATCCAACTGTTTTACCTTGTTGTTTCGTTTCTGCGACTTTTTTTTGTAATTCGGCAATCGTACGAACAATGATCATTGTTCTCCTCCATACAAGCGGTTTAGCTCTTCATTTTTCATTGAAAAAATATGTTTTTCTTCAGGAAATTGAGCTTCTTTAACTTCTTTAACATACAAACCAACTGCTTCAATAATAGTTCCTGAAATGTTTGTATACTGTTTTACAAATTTTGGAACATGACCATTGCCATACCCTACCAAATCATGGTATACGAGGACTTGCCCATCGGTATGAACACCGGCCCCAATACCTATGATAGGAATTGACAATTGCCCTTGGATAAGCTTGGCAAGTTCGGCGGGCACGCACTCTAGTACAAGCATACTTGCCCCTGCGTCCTCAACTCGTTTTGAATCCTCAATTAATTGTTTTGCTCCTTCGGCATCTTTCCCCTGCACACGGTATCCACCCATAACACCAACTGATTGAGGCGTTAATCCTAAGTGAGCGACAACAGGCACTCCTGCTTTCGTCAATTGTTCAATTTTATCTATAACTGCACCATTTCCTTCTAGCTTCACAGCATGGGCGCCTGCTACTTGCATGAGCAACCTTGCATTGCTCATCGTTTCTTCTATTGTTGAATGGTACGTTAAAAATGGCATATCAGTAATAATAAACGTATTTTTAGCGCCTCGTTTGACAGCCTTTGTGTGTAAAATCATATCATCTAGTGTA
This window harbors:
- a CDS encoding DUF5590 domain-containing protein, producing MGKLIGIVAVILIIVLGWQGVQFFSNVKEPIRQGEMVALNYLKENIELPEIIHTDFYHGTESYYVFQGIDELGEELIIWISSTLDSYLIKPKNEGISFDDALLFTKQELNPKQLISIKLGMENKVPLYEIIYKDQQERYSYYFISFKDGSYLKHHHLGL
- a CDS encoding amidohydrolase, yielding MKQLFYNGVIVTGEKGKIVKNGFIVVDNGVITAVESGDPTEEYSAIDDKINLKGNWLLPGLINTHGHIGSTLLRGFGDDLPLSVWLKTKMWPMEGKFTEETIQAASSLAILEMLKSGTTTFLEMYHLHLELTARLVQKSGIRSVMTRGMIGLCSKSEQKTKLAEAVELNKTLRTIGEGRITTMLAPHAPYTCPPAFLEMIVGEAKRHQLPIHIHLSETAHEVDEHVTKYGKRPVSHLAELGVFDVHTLIAHGVHLNEDELDILAKYNVAVSHNPNSNLKLGSGIANVPRMLKKNILVAIGTDSAASNNNLDMFQEMRMAALIHKGNKEDPTVVSAKEALLMATYNGSKALKLDHIGLIEKGKDADFIIIDSRQPHLQPSDHVVSHLVYSASGADVLDVYVKGVCLVRNKVCLSLDEEKIIYEANHAFNSLQT
- a CDS encoding ComEC/Rec2 family competence protein; translation: MKKVLVLLIIVAQIILAPFIVMAEKESIEVDLNLEEQDLAYTFFDLSNGEATLLQSGKGQNILIDTGSLESQEELEQRLKMYHVEFIDTLIITNQTEEYTGNLQWIINNFNVQKIIVPEVIKQQLITFHHLQDKEVIGWKKGQKTELLPFLKTEVIYVEENDLENKGALVIVFSYGKQTLLFMGIADKQVEKQLIENYALKSTILKVAEFGSEKGTTQPFLEEVDPQVAILFKKNGVPVSELVLERLQETWIDIYQTYRLGTVSIKCHNDDYEILTVRPHEEELSLGLANNISRLFKK
- the dinG gene encoding ATP-dependent DNA helicase DinG, whose amino-acid sequence is MKNKFVVVDLETTGNNPKKGDRIIQIGVVVVEDGKVIDRFSSFINPEINIPAFIQQFTGINDEMVADAPLFSSVAPTIMEFLNGAYFVAHNVPFDLSFLQYELDHCGYNSFSGPIIDTVELARLLLPSEEGFKLNHLATKLNLDHDRPHQADSDAQVTAEILMILLKKLINLPLLTLQRLKPIASGLDSALDDIIQTAITEKLTKVAHHDENLDEFRQLVLRKPAKILKENSPSTVSDFKGDLLEVETRLSAAMKGFEIREGQKEMMALIDDALLSNQHLLVEAGTGTGKSLAYLLPGLYFAKKTDTSLVISTHTVNLQQQLVERDMVILKEAVSFPFRSAVLKGRSHYICLRKFEQKLDDSLEQNYDTLLSKGQILIWLTETLEGDVEQLNLPSGGKVFWSEVQSDAITCIGKHCPWFSRCFYHRARTNAYGADLIITNHALLFTDMTQDHQLLPSYKHVIIDEAHHLEEVASDHFGIRTDYFAFHHLFSRIGTLETKDLLYQVFTVQEELGLNLDDYFDQLVTHIVNLKVELDDCFRLIHATVVSTVARSKSEVGKKSLRYYPHQMTGRGWREIQEVVLRVQMLLKDALKLKKKITDELTLEEHELNFSQTAILTAFKGFYANLSEEKDKLEELLLQYDPNYVYWIEVGVKGAKNATYIYSKPIEVSEIMADNFFNKKSSVIMTSATLTVKNSFNYIIKRLGLEDYGVTTKIIDSPFNYSEQVQLMVPTTLPNIKEVDENEYIYEVVTSILDIAKVTKGRMLVLFTSYDMLRKAFFQLKDFIENEEFVLIGQGISSGSRAKLTKNFKQFDQAILFGTSSFWEGVDIPGEDLSCLIIVRLPFSPPDNPIFEARSEKVKELGKSPFMELSLPQAIIRFKQGFGRLIRSSHDRGAVFIFDRRITETRYGKLFIQSLPSAPLKENSLEELLYDLEKWL
- a CDS encoding tetratricopeptide repeat protein; this translates as MEKWVNDWHTRYRKLKKTIENSHKLNENLYEELAKECGALLETWMEMEDKLDDIKELKTQTNIEGNLLTLPKNLEGPTYFHLEMFDKAIPALKSEIVSERPYELILYLYLGFSYLYEGKINEGKEAFLFVVQTSLNKAEKHFAFVGLGCLYGRFHQYEEAIHYFEKANSLFRNLDVPYNIGMALVMLKKYELAIPYFEEILRENVEDGEAHYFLGHCYLRLGNETKAFEAWYTALQLLEYKDLLVSIAYEFEAYGYYSAAIHCYKRLCALGFHEAWVDHGIAWNYGLLDDKEKSISMFEKLLATNSKETNIWISYLWLLSKWDDSERFLICVEKAKQENIQHPLIDKILS
- the panD gene encoding aspartate 1-decarboxylase produces the protein MFRQMMKGKIHRARVTEANLNYVGSITIDEDILDAVDMLPNEKVQIVNNNNGARLETYIIPGKRGSGVVCLNGAAARLVQEGDVVIIISYGLVTNEEAKTFQPKVAIMDENNRIVEMIGTEPAFTIR
- the panC gene encoding pantoate--beta-alanine ligase, with protein sequence MIIVRTIAELQKKVAETKQQGKTVGFVPTMGYLHEGHLSLVNEAKNHDDFIVMSIFVNPLQFGPNEDFDRYPRDFERDERLAKSAKVDAIFYPDVKEMYPRELSSTITVHKGVNALCGKSRPGHFDGVATVVLKLFNIVQPTRAYFGMKDAQQVAVIENMVADFNLSVQVMKCATLREEDGLAKSSRNVYLSDEERSEAVQIYASLRQAISQIEAGERNPVMIKDQINDLLHSKTTGIVDYVEVLAYPSLNVIELIQGEIIIAIALKFSKARLIDNITVTV
- the panB gene encoding 3-methyl-2-oxobutanoate hydroxymethyltransferase; the protein is MKTTATFKTMKKNNEKIAMVTAYDAPSAKLVEEAGVDVILVGDSLGMVVLGYDSTIPVTLDDMILHTKAVKRGAKNTFIITDMPFLTYHSTIEETMSNARLLMQVAGAHAVKLEGNGAVIDKIEQLTKAGVPVVAHLGLTPQSVGVMGGYRVQGKDAEGAKQLIEDSKRVEDAGASMLVLECVPAELAKLIQGQLSIPIIGIGAGVHTDGQVLVYHDLVGYGNGHVPKFVKQYTNISGTIIEAVGLYVKEVKEAQFPEEKHIFSMKNEELNRLYGGEQ